CGACGGCCCTGCATCGAAACGGTCTTCACCAGGATCCAGCCTTTCCTTCGAGTCGGCGGTCGGGACGTCCCCGTCCATCGGACCCTGAACCGCGCGACCGGTCAACCCGCGCGCAGAAGTGGGAGGGCCGAGGCGACGACGAGATCCCACGGGCCGCCGCGAGCTTTACAATCTTGCGAGACCAGGCCCGAGGAACTCATCCCACGTTCGCGAGAACTCGTCATGACCTTCGTGCAGCGACTCCTCGTCGGGGCGACATGGCTCGCCGTCTGCGGTTTGGGCGACGCGCAGGCCCAGTCGGTCGTCGGATCGGAAACGCACCCCCGCATCAAGGCCGGGCTCGACGCCGTGTCCGCGATCGACACGCACGACCACCTCTGGCCGTTCGAGCGGCTCCCCGGCCTGATGGAGACGGACCGGGGCCGGGGCATGACGTTGTTCGGCCTCTGGAGCAGCAGCTATTACCCGCAGGTCGGGTCGCTGACCGCCCGCCAGCCCAGGGAGCCGTTCGACCCCTGGTGGGCCCGCGCCCGGCACGACTTCGACGACGCCCGGGCGACCGGCTTCTACCGTTATCAGCTCCCCGCGTTCCGCGACCTTTACGGGGTCGACTTCGACCGGATCACCGACGACCAGGCGAAGGCGCTGGACGCCGAGATTTTCGACCACTATCGCGACGACCGCTGGGTCCGCCAGGTCGTCACCGAGCGGGCCAACATCGAGCTGATGCTCAACGACCCGTACTGGGGCCGGTTCGACTTCCAGACCCACTATCCGTTCGAAGTCCTGGTCCTGAACGTCACCACCCTGCTCGACGGCTTCCACCCGTCGGAGTTCAAGCTGCCCTCCGACGACCCCTACCACTTCGCGCGCGATTGGGGCATGAAGGCCGGGACGCTCGACGACTATCTCGCGATCCTCGACCAGTTGTTCCGCGAAGCGAAGTCCAAGGGCGCGGTCTGCCTCAAGTCGACCCGGGCCTACGAGCGGACGCTCCGCTTCGAAAACGTCCCGAAGGAGCGGGCCGAGCGGATCTTCGGGCGCCCGCGCGGCGAACTCTCGCCGCAGGACGTGAAGGACTTCCAGGACTTCATCATGTGGCGGCTGGTCGGCCTGAGCGCCGCACACGAGCTGCCGTTCCAGATCCACACCGGGCACGGCAAACTGCAAGGGTCCAACCCGCTCCTGCTGCTGGACCTGATCGAGGCCAATCCAGCGACGAAATTCATCCTGTTCCACGGCGGCTATCCGTGGGTGGCCGAGACCGGGGCGATCGTGCTGCGGCACGGCCGACACGTCTGGGTGGACTCGGTCTGGCTGCCGACCATCAGCCCGACCATGGCCCGCCGCGCGCTGCACGAATGGCTGGAGGTCATGCCCTCGGACCGGATCCTGTGGGGGGCCGACTGCAACCACGCCGAGGGGATCTACGGCGCGACCGTGACGACCCGGGCCGTGCTCGCGGAGGTCCTCGCCGAGAAGGTCGTCCGCGGCGACCTCGTCGAGGAGCAAGCCGCGCGCATCGGCCGCCAGATCCTCCGCGAAAACGCCCTCGCCCTGTTCCCGCAGCTCAAGGGCCGCCTCTGGAGGCCGGAGAGGAAGCCGCCGGAGGCGCCGAAGGCGTCGCGCTGACCTCTTCGGCCCCCGGAGGCCGGGCCGATCCCGCGGGGATGCGGGGACGCCTTACTTCGCGGCCTTCTTCTTCGTCAGCGAGAAGAGGTAGACGTCGGTCCCGCCCGGGTTGAGGTCGGTCGGCCGATCCTGGCCCGGGGCCCCGATGTTCACGAGCAGCTTTTCGCCGTCGAGCTTGTAGACGCCCTTGGCGGACTGGCCGGCGGCGTCGCCGGGGCCTTCCTTGATCTCGATCGTGAGCGCCGGGTGCGGCTTCGCCGCGTCGTCGACGACGACCTTGCCGGCGTATTCGGTGCCGTTGACCGTCACCTTGATGGTGTCGTCCTTGATCGTCCAGTCGGCCTGGATCTCCGCGTCTTCGCGGCTCGTCCAGTCGCCCTGGAGGCTCTTGAGCGCCGGCGAGAGCACGGCGTCCTCGGCGCGGGCCGGCGACGCGACGAATGCCGGGCCGGCGACGATCGCCGAGGCCGCGAGGGCCGACAGGGCGGCGATGCGGAAGGACTTGGGAATCGAGATCATGATGGCGGTCTCTATGAGAAGCGGGGAGGGGAAAGGAAAGGCGCCGCGCGCCCTGATTTCGCCGAGCGGATTGAAACACGCCGGCCGGCCCGATGGCAAGGGCTCCCCCGGCTGCGAGCGATCGGGAGGGCGACGGCAGACGGATCTCGCCAGGCCGGCCCGTGAGTCGGTATCGTGGGATGGGTCTGGGGGACGGAGGCTGCGCGGGCCCCACCCTTTACCCCTTCACGCGTCTTTTCACCACGGCGGCTCGACATGGGGCGATCGGCTCCCGGATTTCGGGGCGGTGCGAGGCGCGTCGGGTTCGTGGCGGCGGTCCTCGCCGCGGGACTCCTGGCCATGCCGGGTCGACTGCCCGCGCAGGCGGTGAGGCGTCGGAGCGCCGAGGCGTCCCGCGTCGGCGCGGCCCGCGCGACGCCCTCCACCCGGCCCGCCCCGGCCGCGAAGGCGCCGACCCGCCGCGACCCCCTCGCCCCGGGGGACGACGACACGTTCCGGCCGACGGTCGTCATCCGCCGGGGGACCTCGCAGGGGACCGGGACGATCATCGCGACGGCCTCCGACCAGACCCTGGT
The DNA window shown above is from Paludisphaera mucosa and carries:
- a CDS encoding amidohydrolase family protein; protein product: MTFVQRLLVGATWLAVCGLGDAQAQSVVGSETHPRIKAGLDAVSAIDTHDHLWPFERLPGLMETDRGRGMTLFGLWSSSYYPQVGSLTARQPREPFDPWWARARHDFDDARATGFYRYQLPAFRDLYGVDFDRITDDQAKALDAEIFDHYRDDRWVRQVVTERANIELMLNDPYWGRFDFQTHYPFEVLVLNVTTLLDGFHPSEFKLPSDDPYHFARDWGMKAGTLDDYLAILDQLFREAKSKGAVCLKSTRAYERTLRFENVPKERAERIFGRPRGELSPQDVKDFQDFIMWRLVGLSAAHELPFQIHTGHGKLQGSNPLLLLDLIEANPATKFILFHGGYPWVAETGAIVLRHGRHVWVDSVWLPTISPTMARRALHEWLEVMPSDRILWGADCNHAEGIYGATVTTRAVLAEVLAEKVVRGDLVEEQAARIGRQILRENALALFPQLKGRLWRPERKPPEAPKASR